One region of Culex pipiens pallens isolate TS chromosome 2, TS_CPP_V2, whole genome shotgun sequence genomic DNA includes:
- the LOC120420305 gene encoding uncharacterized protein LOC120420305 yields the protein MKIFIYLSLVIIPSILADVPTGCATIKSVESGKYLAADTKTQGEKLKFIVGKNDGQEQWEIGKGDEGYTVMHKKSGEFMMAFGADFDSIRSVYSVKPETTVHTKNWKIEQVGDHYSISNVKHPGCLHIGEYDNAYTKDKGNCSEDQYKWEIKSC from the coding sequence ATGAAAATCTTCATTTATCTCAGTCTGGTGATCATCCCATCTATTCTGGCAGACGTTCCAACAGGTTGTGCCACGATCAAGAGTGTAGAATCTGGAAAATACCTTGCTGCTGACACCAAAACGCAAGGAGAGAAACTTAAATttatcgttggcaaaaatgatGGCCAGGAACAGTGGGAAATTGGTAAAGGTGACGAGGGTTACACTGTGATGCATAAAAAGAGTGGCGAATTCATGATGGCTTTTGGAGCAGATTTTGATTCTATTAGGTCTGTCTACTCCGTTAAACCTGAAACAACGGTTCATACGAAAAATTGGAAGATTGAGCAAGTGGGAGACCATTACAGCATCAGTAACGTCAAACATCCAGGATGTCTGCACATTGGAGAGTACGATAATGCTTACACCAAGGATAAGGGAAACTGTTCAGAGGATCAGTACAAGTGGGAAATAAAGTCGTGCTGA